Sequence from the Coprococcus phoceensis genome:
TTTATCTCCGTCCAGCCATTTGCAGATGTAGTAGGCGACTACACTTGCCAAGACAGAGAGTAAGAAAGACGAAAATATACTCATGGTGGCACACCCCCTTTCTGTACCTGTATAGGGGTGGTAGCGTTGCCCATTATACCATAGTGGCAGAAATGCCACAAGAAGCCATTTCCCCTTGTTTATTATCAGAGCCATAAGGAAAAGAGTGTCAAGGGCGGTCGAAAGACCGCAGCGTTTACCCTTGATACTCTTTTTTGTTGGCTATCATGCCGGAGGGGGAAACGGCTGTCCGTCCGTTCCGTCACTTCCCCTTGTGCTTCATTGTCTGTTCCGGCGGAAGAAAGTAAAGGGTGGTCTGCGACCATTTTTTATCTGCTGCATTCGCTGATCGGCAAGCCGAAGCTCATACTGCAGATAAAAAACAAGCCCTTGACTGTCTCCCTCCTACACTTCCAAAGTCGCCCAAGAGGAAGTAAGCTCCACTGTATTTCTGGCGAAATCCACGCACGAATATATCCGCTTGACAAGTGGCTATCACTATGCTATATTATGTGTAGCGGATATATTGCAAGTTCCCTAAAGTGATAGCCTAACGGCTACACTTTAGAACTTGTGAGGGTGGCAAAGCCCCCCTTCAATCCCCCTTTGAGTGACCGCAGATATGCGGTAAATTGTTGAGTGATAGCCAAGAAGAAAGAGAGGTAAAAGCATGAGTTGGGGCGAGGAACAGCAGAAAGAAATTGAGACAATCAGAGAGAGAAAAATCACAGTGAAATTGTCGGACGCAGATTGTGACCGACTGGCGAGAAAGTGTGGGAAGCATGGTCTGACAATCGGAGAGCTGATAGAGAATTTTGTCGGAGATTTGGTGGGCGGTACTTACTCCAATGGAAGTGATGAAAGAGATTATGCTGACCAGTGGTTCGAGCGTTGTTGGTTCGGAATGTTCCCAGAGCCTACACTGCTGAATCACTTATTGAATTTGGGTTATGAACCAGAGCATTATCTGGATATGTTGGAGAACGTAGAGACAATAAAATCCGACATTGAAATTACTAAACAGAACATAGCAGAGCCAAGTGATGAATGGAAAGACATTGTGTACCACAAGTATAATGATGATTTTACAAGCTATGAGTGTGTGCCTTGTTACAATAGTGTTGATGAATATATAGCAAGCGAAAAAGAAGATTTAGAAAGCTATAAGGCAGACTTAGAAGAAGCACTGGAAGAACTGAAAGACATGAGAGCGGACTGGAAGCCAGAGAAAGAGCCGAACATGAACGAGGAAATCGAACTCATTAAGAAGTGGGTAAAGGAAAGAGAGGACTTCATCAATGAATAGGACAAGACCGAAGCAGATAGTTATAAGAGTGTCAGAGGAAGAACTTGCACAGATAAAAGAAAAAGTAGAGCAGTCTGGAAAGAGCCAACAGCAATATATCATTGAAGCCCTCACACAGTCGAACATTGTCAATCTGGACGGACTGAAAGAGATATATCCAGAGCTGAAAAGGCAAGGCAACAATCTGAACCAGATAGCCAAGAAGCTGAATGAAAATGGATATGTGGACTATAAGCAAGAGCTTCCTAACACCATGAAAGAGGTGAGAGAAGTATGGCAGTTATTAAAGCAGTATCTTCAAAAGCAGGCATAGGGCAAGCACTGGACTATGTGA
This genomic interval carries:
- a CDS encoding plasmid mobilization protein; protein product: MNRTRPKQIVIRVSEEELAQIKEKVEQSGKSQQQYIIEALTQSNIVNLDGLKEIYPELKRQGNNLNQIAKKLNENGYVDYKQELPNTMKEVREVWQLLKQYLQKQA